Proteins from a genomic interval of Aureimonas sp. AU20:
- the hemH gene encoding ferrochelatase, with translation MNAPVSRAASTEIGPLPVGHPPVRPKKIGVLLVNLGTPDGTDFKPMRRYLKEFLSDKRVIEWPRAAWYPILYGIVLNTRPKKSGHAYEQIWNHERNESPLRTFTRAQGEKLAARMAGDAGVVVDWAMRYGNPSIAERMDALMSQGCERILCYPLYPQYSASTTATVNDKFFEHLSAQRWMPASRTVPAYHDDPVYIDALARSIETHLASLDFEPERVIASYHGIPQSYFRKGDPYHCHCQKTSRLVEERLGWAKGRFMTTFQSRFGPEEWLQPYTDKTVEALAKEGVKRIAVLNPGFVSDCLETLEEIAGEAGEIFREHGGTHFSHIPCLNDSEPGMDVIEHMVRRELRGWLG, from the coding sequence ATGAACGCACCCGTTTCCCGCGCCGCCAGCACCGAAATCGGCCCCCTTCCCGTCGGCCATCCGCCGGTTCGCCCCAAGAAGATCGGCGTGCTTCTCGTCAATCTCGGCACGCCGGACGGGACCGACTTCAAGCCGATGCGCCGCTATCTCAAGGAGTTCCTGTCGGACAAGCGCGTCATCGAATGGCCGCGCGCCGCTTGGTATCCCATTCTCTACGGCATCGTACTCAATACGCGGCCCAAGAAGTCGGGCCATGCCTACGAGCAGATCTGGAACCACGAGCGCAACGAGAGCCCCTTGCGCACCTTCACCCGCGCGCAGGGCGAGAAGCTCGCCGCGCGCATGGCCGGGGATGCCGGCGTGGTGGTGGACTGGGCGATGCGCTACGGCAATCCGTCCATCGCCGAGCGGATGGACGCGCTGATGAGCCAAGGCTGCGAGCGCATCCTGTGCTACCCGCTCTACCCGCAATATTCCGCCTCGACCACGGCGACGGTGAACGACAAGTTCTTCGAGCACCTGTCGGCGCAACGCTGGATGCCGGCGTCCCGCACCGTGCCCGCCTATCACGACGATCCGGTCTATATCGACGCGCTGGCCCGCTCGATCGAGACGCATCTGGCCTCGCTCGACTTCGAGCCCGAGCGCGTGATCGCCTCCTATCACGGCATTCCGCAGAGCTATTTCCGCAAGGGCGACCCGTACCATTGCCATTGCCAGAAGACCTCCCGCCTCGTGGAGGAACGGCTCGGCTGGGCCAAGGGTCGCTTCATGACGACCTTCCAATCGCGCTTCGGGCCGGAGGAATGGCTGCAGCCCTACACCGACAAGACGGTGGAGGCGCTGGCCAAGGAGGGCGTGAAGCGCATCGCCGTGCTCAATCCCGGCTTCGTTTCGGACTGCCTGGAAACGCTGGAGGAGATCGCGGGCGAGGCCGGCGAAATCTTCCGCGAACATGGCGGCACGCATTTCTCGCACATCCCCTGTCTCAACGATTCCGAGCCGGGTATGGACGTGATCGAGCATATGGTGCGCCGCGAACTGCGCGGCTGGCTCGGCTGA
- a CDS encoding methyl-accepting chemotaxis protein → MKLTIGTKLAATFGTLLLLTGGVGLLSVTSLDQSSRTMAEFTRRPFEMVQATVGISADLERIHRIVRAAYSSDQTGEMSADYEAAWASLEAQLARYEAAKSGEAGSGGGDLADLVRTLRPVSDEAFRFAEVTDLWAVAHARQALVPIERELTGKLRMLRSQLTGQGDASFAARLSLSDIETNMFETRLSLVDVLATADADTRQAAFKRFESLKKLATRKFDDLKSAAPIGTERLIGQIGESWNQSLAQMQPLVDEGMKARATEATHYLDTVQRPAAERVQTRLDALTREAQQAAEGFKAEAEASYHRMRALLAVLVGAALLFGTGTLIWLTRSIALRLRRSLRLVDALGAGDLTQRVEPRGGDEIADLQKAMAGMTAKLADIVAGVRASSASVAAGSNRSTETAEALSAGSARQAAASEEASAAIEEMTANIRQNADNAAVTETIARRVREHAVSTDEAVSQSVEAMKTIASAVREVQEIARQTDLLALNAAIEAARAGTNGKGFAVVASEVRKLAERSQIAAAGIAKISVETLGVAQGAGARLAELLPEINRTADLVSEISSACHEQSIGIEQIARAITQLDQVTQANAGAAGQMAATASDLSNEAGQLADAMTFFRLNETGEPERTEQAARSPEGAGTPQEATPLEGAEDPAWIAATEPVRRRA, encoded by the coding sequence ATGAAGCTGACCATTGGCACCAAGCTCGCCGCGACGTTCGGCACTCTTCTTCTTCTGACAGGCGGGGTCGGCCTGTTGAGCGTGACCTCGCTCGACCAGAGCAGCCGCACCATGGCGGAGTTCACCCGCCGACCCTTCGAAATGGTGCAGGCGACGGTCGGAATCTCCGCCGATCTGGAGCGCATCCATCGCATCGTCCGCGCCGCCTATTCCTCGGACCAGACGGGGGAGATGAGCGCCGACTACGAGGCGGCCTGGGCGTCGCTCGAGGCGCAACTGGCGCGGTATGAGGCGGCCAAGTCCGGCGAGGCGGGCTCGGGCGGCGGGGATCTCGCCGACCTCGTGCGGACCCTGCGCCCGGTCTCCGACGAAGCCTTCCGTTTTGCGGAGGTGACCGACCTCTGGGCCGTCGCCCATGCGCGTCAGGCGCTGGTGCCGATCGAAAGGGAGCTGACCGGCAAGCTGCGCATGTTGCGCAGCCAGCTGACGGGCCAAGGCGACGCGAGCTTCGCCGCGCGCCTAAGCCTGTCCGACATCGAAACCAACATGTTCGAGACCCGGCTTTCCCTGGTGGATGTCCTGGCCACGGCCGATGCCGACACACGGCAGGCCGCGTTCAAGCGGTTCGAGAGTTTGAAGAAGCTCGCCACCCGCAAGTTTGACGATCTCAAGAGCGCTGCTCCGATCGGCACCGAGCGCCTGATCGGCCAGATCGGGGAAAGCTGGAACCAGTCTCTCGCCCAGATGCAGCCGCTCGTTGACGAGGGGATGAAGGCGCGTGCGACGGAGGCGACGCACTATCTCGACACGGTGCAGCGCCCGGCCGCCGAGCGCGTTCAGACCCGGCTCGATGCGTTGACGCGCGAGGCGCAGCAAGCCGCCGAGGGCTTCAAGGCCGAGGCGGAGGCCTCCTATCACCGGATGCGGGCGCTGCTGGCCGTGCTGGTCGGCGCGGCGCTTCTGTTCGGCACCGGCACCCTGATCTGGCTCACCCGCTCCATCGCCCTGCGCCTGCGCCGCTCCTTGCGCCTCGTCGACGCACTCGGCGCGGGCGACCTGACGCAGCGGGTCGAGCCGAGGGGCGGGGATGAGATCGCCGATCTGCAAAAGGCCATGGCCGGCATGACCGCGAAGCTCGCCGATATCGTGGCGGGCGTTCGCGCTTCGTCGGCGTCCGTGGCAGCCGGCTCCAACCGCTCGACCGAAACGGCCGAGGCGCTGTCGGCCGGCTCGGCGCGTCAGGCCGCCGCGTCCGAGGAGGCCTCGGCCGCGATCGAGGAAATGACGGCCAATATCCGTCAGAACGCCGACAACGCGGCGGTGACGGAAACGATCGCGCGGCGGGTGCGCGAACACGCCGTGTCCACCGACGAGGCGGTCTCGCAGTCCGTCGAGGCGATGAAGACCATCGCATCGGCGGTGCGGGAGGTGCAGGAGATCGCGCGTCAGACCGACCTCCTGGCGCTGAATGCCGCCATCGAGGCGGCCCGCGCCGGGACGAACGGTAAGGGCTTCGCGGTCGTGGCTTCGGAGGTGCGCAAGCTCGCCGAACGCAGCCAGATCGCCGCCGCCGGCATCGCGAAGATTTCCGTCGAGACCTTGGGCGTCGCGCAAGGGGCGGGGGCCCGCCTCGCCGAGCTTCTGCCCGAGATCAACCGCACCGCCGACCTCGTGTCGGAAATCTCGTCGGCCTGCCACGAACAGTCGATCGGCATCGAGCAGATCGCGCGCGCGATCACGCAGCTCGATCAGGTGACGCAGGCCAATGCCGGCGCCGCCGGTCAGATGGCCGCGACGGCCAGCGACCTCAGCAACGAGGCCGGCCAGCTCGCGGACGCCATGACCTTCTTCCGCTTGAACGAAACCGGCGAGCCTGAGCGGACCGAACAGGCCGCGCGTTCGCCCGAAGGCGCAGGCACACCACAGGAGGCGACGCCGTTGGAAGGTGCCGAAGACCCAGCCTGGATCGCCGCCACCGAGCCCGTGCGTCGCCGCGCCTAG